In Novosphingobium resinovorum, the following are encoded in one genomic region:
- the lldD gene encoding FMN-dependent L-lactate dehydrogenase LldD: MITASIPDFREAARRTLPRFLFEYIDGGSYAEATLRRNVSDLAELALRQRVLRDVSALDLSTQLFGQKLALPLALAPIGLAGLYARRGETQAVRAAQNAGVPFTLSTVGACTIGEVARAADRPFWFQLYMIRDRAFMKDLLAQAVEAGCSTLVFTVDMPVPGSRYRDYHTGLAGSGGIKGALWRFAQAAARPGWAWDVGINGRPHTLGNVAPVLQGRTGIEDFFAWMRNNFDPSINWRDLDFIRCEWKGPLIIKGVLDPDDAREAAELGADGIVVSNHGGRQLDGVLSSARALPPIVDAVGDRLTVLADGGIRSGLDVVRMLALGAKGVLLGRAWAWALAAGGEAGVTKMLKLIEAEMRVAMALTGTTRIDQIDRNCLAATR; encoded by the coding sequence ATGATCACCGCCTCGATCCCCGACTTTCGCGAAGCCGCACGCCGCACGCTGCCGCGCTTCCTGTTCGAATACATCGACGGCGGCTCCTATGCCGAGGCGACGCTGCGTCGCAACGTCTCCGACCTTGCCGAACTCGCCCTGCGCCAGCGCGTGCTGCGCGACGTCTCGGCGCTGGACCTGTCGACGCAGCTGTTCGGCCAGAAGCTGGCCCTGCCCCTTGCATTGGCGCCGATCGGGCTGGCCGGCCTCTATGCCCGGCGCGGCGAGACGCAGGCGGTGCGGGCGGCGCAGAACGCCGGCGTTCCCTTCACGCTCTCCACGGTTGGTGCCTGCACCATCGGCGAAGTCGCCAGGGCTGCGGACCGCCCGTTCTGGTTCCAGCTCTACATGATCCGCGACCGCGCCTTCATGAAGGACCTGCTGGCGCAGGCGGTCGAGGCCGGCTGCTCCACCCTCGTCTTCACCGTCGACATGCCGGTCCCCGGCAGCCGCTATCGCGATTACCACACCGGCCTTGCCGGGTCCGGCGGCATCAAGGGCGCGCTATGGCGCTTCGCGCAGGCCGCCGCCCGGCCCGGCTGGGCATGGGACGTCGGCATCAACGGACGCCCGCACACGCTCGGCAACGTCGCCCCGGTGCTACAGGGCAGGACCGGGATCGAGGACTTCTTCGCCTGGATGCGAAACAACTTCGACCCCTCGATCAACTGGCGCGATCTCGATTTCATTCGCTGCGAATGGAAGGGGCCGCTGATCATCAAGGGTGTTCTCGACCCGGATGACGCGCGCGAAGCCGCAGAGCTGGGCGCGGACGGCATCGTCGTCTCCAACCACGGCGGGCGGCAGCTCGACGGCGTGCTTTCCAGCGCCCGCGCCCTGCCCCCGATCGTCGATGCGGTGGGAGACCGCCTGACCGTGCTGGCCGACGGCGGCATCCGCTCCGGTCTCGATGTGGTGCGGATGCTGGCGCTGGGCGCCAAGGGCGTCCTGCTGGGCCGCGCCTGGGCCTGGGCGCTCGCGGCCGGAGGGGAAGCAGGCGTCACGAAGATGCTCAAGCTGATCGAGGCCGAAATGCGCGTTGCCATGGCGCTCACCGGCACCACCCG
- a CDS encoding FGGY-family carbohydrate kinase, with amino-acid sequence MAGTGAYIVVDIGKTLSKVSLWCRYGTLVCRQVRPNPTHEIDGIRRLDAEGIGEWLRATLREWAGHPVEAIIPVAHGAAFAAIGEDGLLFAPLDYEQPIPSDVMAAYRAERDALAVTGSPALPDGLNMGAQIWWMAQRHPEAMARATLVPWAQYWAWFLTGRAVSEVTSLGCHSDLWAPGEARFSPMAERLGWAERFAPVVGAGEVVGTLRPELAAETGLPASAQVLAGLHDSNAALLAARGFAQIARQEATILSTGTWFIAMRLAAEPFAIASLPEGRDTLVNVDAYGAPVPSARFMGGREIETVIQLDTRRIDIKPDQPRLMAEVPALLRRRTMMMPTLAPGFGPYPDGEARWVNAPVEWQGTWYARRAAICLYAALVADTALDLIGSKDRLLIEGRFSEAEVFVRALAALRPETRVFLANAHNDVSFGALRLIDPSLEAGGELIRVEPLEGDLFGYRDAWREAVAKAPAGLTA; translated from the coding sequence ATGGCAGGAACAGGCGCTTACATCGTCGTCGATATCGGCAAGACCCTCAGCAAGGTGTCGCTGTGGTGCCGTTATGGTACCCTTGTGTGCCGCCAGGTGCGCCCCAACCCGACCCATGAAATCGACGGGATTCGCCGCCTCGACGCCGAGGGAATCGGCGAATGGCTGCGCGCAACCTTGCGTGAATGGGCAGGCCATCCCGTCGAGGCGATCATCCCCGTGGCCCATGGCGCCGCCTTCGCCGCGATCGGAGAAGACGGGCTGCTTTTCGCCCCGCTCGACTACGAACAGCCGATCCCGAGCGACGTCATGGCCGCCTACCGGGCCGAGCGCGACGCGCTTGCCGTGACGGGCTCCCCCGCCCTGCCCGACGGCCTCAACATGGGCGCGCAGATCTGGTGGATGGCGCAGCGCCACCCCGAGGCGATGGCGCGGGCGACGCTGGTGCCCTGGGCGCAGTACTGGGCCTGGTTCCTCACCGGCCGGGCGGTCAGCGAAGTGACCAGCCTCGGCTGCCACTCGGACCTCTGGGCACCCGGCGAAGCGCGCTTCTCCCCGATGGCCGAGCGCCTCGGCTGGGCCGAACGCTTTGCCCCCGTGGTCGGCGCAGGCGAGGTCGTGGGCACCCTGCGCCCCGAACTCGCGGCCGAGACGGGCTTGCCCGCGAGTGCGCAAGTCCTTGCCGGACTTCACGATTCGAACGCCGCGCTGCTCGCTGCGCGCGGCTTCGCGCAGATCGCGCGGCAGGAGGCGACGATCCTTTCCACCGGCACATGGTTCATCGCCATGCGCCTTGCCGCCGAGCCTTTCGCCATCGCCTCGCTGCCCGAAGGGCGCGACACGCTGGTCAACGTCGATGCCTATGGCGCGCCCGTGCCCTCGGCCCGTTTCATGGGCGGGCGCGAGATCGAGACGGTCATCCAGCTCGACACCCGCCGCATCGACATCAAGCCCGACCAGCCCCGCCTGATGGCCGAAGTCCCGGCGCTGCTGCGCCGCCGCACGATGATGATGCCCACGCTCGCGCCCGGCTTCGGCCCCTATCCCGACGGCGAGGCGCGCTGGGTCAACGCGCCGGTCGAGTGGCAGGGAACCTGGTACGCCCGACGCGCGGCGATCTGCCTTTACGCCGCGCTGGTGGCGGATACCGCGCTCGACCTGATCGGTTCGAAGGACCGGCTGCTGATCGAGGGACGCTTTTCCGAGGCCGAGGTCTTCGTGCGCGCACTCGCCGCGCTGCGCCCGGAAACCCGCGTCTTCCTCGCCAATGCCCATAACGACGTCTCGTTCGGCGCGCTGCGCCTGATCGACCCGTCGCTGGAGGCGGGCGGCGAACTCATCCGCGTCGAACCGCTGGAAGGCGACCTCTTCGGCTACCGCGACGCCTGGCGCGAAGCCGTGGCAAAGGCCCCCGCAGGACTGACCGCATGA
- a CDS encoding bifunctional rhamnulose-1-phosphate aldolase/short-chain dehydrogenase has protein sequence METITAPAAPLKSAPALTFAVPTSRWDDSVAASLSPAQLLLYRSNLLGSDLTVTNFGGGNTSAKLEEVDPLTGETVEVLWVKGSGGDIGSMKLDGFATLYQDKLLGLEQHYGGPDDDDKMVGYLPHCTFNLNGRAASIDTPLHSLLPFAHVDHVHPDAIIALAASSGGEAATQAIWGGRIGWLAWKRPGYTLGVQLRDFVAANPGVEGVMLAGHGIICWADSAKACYEHTVELIADAAAYLNAGLAGKPAFGGAAYETAGDRAAIAADLMPRLRGLMTGARRKVGHYSDDAEALEFVNSADFQRLADLGTSCPDHFLRTKIAPLTLDPARLHDDAYLAQKIADYRDLYAAYYERCKRPNSPAMRDANPVVVLVPGIGRITFATDKTTARLAGEFYGNAINVMRGAEAIGDYIALDEQEAFDIEYWLLEEAKLQRMPAPKPLVGRVALVTGGAGGIGAASAARLMAEGACVVLADRDGAVVEDVRAGFARQFGKDVVRSVVCDVTDEAQVAEAFAVAAREFGGLDILVANAGIASSAPIEETTIALWNRNYDVLAQGYFLTSRAAWPLLKAMKEQGGTSVVFIGSKNGVAAATNASAYASAKAAANHLARCLALEGAPHGIRVNVVNPDAVIKGSRIWDGDWRKERAGAHGIDTGKELEEHYRQRSMLKRDVLPGDIAEAVYFLAGDQSAKSTGNMINVDAGNAQAFTR, from the coding sequence ATGGAAACAATCACTGCCCCCGCCGCCCCGTTGAAATCCGCCCCCGCGCTCACTTTCGCCGTGCCGACCAGCCGGTGGGACGACTCGGTCGCGGCGTCTCTTTCTCCTGCCCAACTGCTGCTCTACCGCTCCAACCTGCTGGGTTCCGACCTGACTGTCACCAACTTCGGCGGCGGCAACACCTCCGCCAAGCTGGAAGAGGTCGATCCGCTGACCGGAGAGACGGTGGAAGTCCTGTGGGTGAAGGGCTCGGGCGGCGACATCGGCTCGATGAAGCTCGATGGATTCGCGACGCTCTATCAGGACAAGCTGCTTGGCCTCGAACAGCACTACGGCGGCCCGGACGACGACGACAAGATGGTCGGCTACCTGCCGCACTGCACTTTCAACCTGAACGGCCGCGCGGCGTCGATCGACACGCCGCTCCATTCGCTGCTGCCTTTCGCGCATGTCGATCACGTCCACCCGGACGCGATCATCGCGCTTGCCGCCAGCTCCGGCGGGGAGGCGGCGACGCAGGCGATCTGGGGCGGCCGGATCGGCTGGCTGGCGTGGAAGCGCCCCGGCTATACGCTGGGCGTGCAACTGCGTGACTTCGTGGCGGCCAACCCCGGCGTCGAAGGCGTAATGCTCGCGGGCCACGGCATCATCTGCTGGGCGGACAGCGCGAAGGCCTGCTACGAACACACCGTCGAACTGATCGCCGACGCTGCCGCCTACCTCAATGCGGGCCTTGCCGGGAAGCCCGCGTTCGGCGGCGCGGCTTATGAAACCGCCGGGGACCGCGCGGCAATCGCGGCCGATCTCATGCCCCGCCTGCGCGGCCTGATGACCGGAGCGCGGCGCAAGGTCGGCCACTATTCCGACGATGCCGAAGCGCTCGAGTTCGTGAATTCGGCGGACTTCCAGCGCCTCGCCGACCTTGGCACCTCGTGCCCCGATCACTTCCTGCGTACCAAGATCGCGCCATTGACGCTCGACCCGGCGCGGTTGCACGATGACGCCTACCTGGCGCAGAAGATCGCCGATTACCGCGACCTCTATGCTGCCTATTACGAGCGCTGCAAGCGTCCGAACTCGCCCGCGATGCGCGATGCCAATCCGGTCGTGGTGCTGGTGCCGGGCATCGGGCGCATCACGTTCGCCACCGACAAGACCACCGCGCGCCTCGCCGGCGAGTTCTACGGCAACGCCATCAATGTCATGCGCGGGGCCGAGGCGATCGGCGACTATATCGCGCTCGATGAACAGGAAGCCTTCGACATCGAGTACTGGCTGCTCGAGGAAGCCAAGCTGCAGCGCATGCCCGCGCCCAAGCCCTTGGTCGGCCGCGTCGCGCTGGTGACCGGCGGGGCGGGCGGCATCGGCGCGGCGAGCGCGGCGCGGCTGATGGCCGAGGGCGCCTGCGTGGTTCTCGCCGACCGCGACGGCGCCGTCGTCGAGGACGTGCGCGCCGGTTTCGCCAGGCAGTTCGGCAAGGACGTGGTGCGTTCGGTGGTGTGCGACGTGACGGATGAGGCGCAAGTCGCCGAGGCCTTCGCCGTCGCCGCGCGCGAGTTCGGCGGCCTCGACATCCTCGTCGCCAATGCCGGCATCGCCTCCTCGGCGCCGATCGAGGAGACCACCATCGCGCTATGGAACCGCAACTACGACGTTCTGGCGCAGGGCTATTTCCTGACCAGCCGGGCCGCGTGGCCGCTATTGAAGGCGATGAAGGAACAGGGCGGCACCAGCGTCGTGTTCATCGGCTCGAAGAACGGCGTCGCCGCCGCCACCAATGCCAGCGCCTATGCCTCGGCCAAGGCGGCGGCCAACCACCTTGCGCGCTGTCTGGCGCTGGAGGGGGCGCCGCATGGCATCCGCGTCAACGTCGTCAACCCCGATGCCGTCATCAAGGGCAGCCGTATCTGGGACGGCGACTGGCGCAAGGAGCGCGCGGGCGCCCATGGTATCGACACCGGCAAGGAACTGGAGGAACATTACCGCCAGCGCTCCATGCTCAAGCGCGACGTGCTGCCCGGCGACATTGCCGAGGCGGTGTACTTCCTGGCGGGCGACCAGTCCGCCAAGTCCACCGGCAACATGATCAACGTCGATGCGGGCAACGCCCAGGCGTTCACGCGCTGA
- a CDS encoding TIM barrel protein — MTNLPISAELIAEANARAAEALEDDYASLGRKLERSGIAIDAIRDKVAGFSVAVPTWGAGRGGTRFAKFPIPGEPTNIHEKLEDCAVINQLSRLTPRVSPHFPWDKVSDYKGLREEAASLGLGFDAVNSNTFQDQKGQAQTYATGSLSSTIEATRAQAVEHNIECIEIGRQLGSTDLTVWVGDGTNFPGQQDLGRSLDRYLDAASEVYAALPDDWRMLLEHKMFEPAFYSTVISDWGSSILAAQELGPKAKCLVDLGHHAPNVNIEQIVARLHRFGKLGGFHFNDSKYGDDDLDSGSINPHQLFLVFNELVEAELAPRDGFNPSYMIDQSHNVTDPIESMLSSAEAIGSCYAKALLVDREALHLAQEANDTMMAFQALRRAYNVDVSPILAKARIDADGAADVLGVYRESRWRDRKAQERAAVGLGAGIV, encoded by the coding sequence ATGACGAACCTGCCGATTTCCGCCGAACTGATCGCGGAAGCCAATGCCCGGGCCGCCGAGGCGCTGGAAGACGACTACGCCTCGCTGGGCCGCAAGCTGGAGCGTTCCGGCATCGCCATCGATGCGATCAGGGACAAGGTTGCGGGCTTTTCCGTGGCGGTGCCGACATGGGGCGCGGGGCGCGGCGGCACCCGTTTCGCCAAGTTCCCCATCCCCGGCGAGCCCACCAATATCCACGAGAAGCTGGAGGACTGCGCGGTCATCAACCAGCTCTCGCGCCTGACCCCGCGCGTCAGCCCGCATTTCCCGTGGGACAAGGTCAGCGACTACAAGGGTCTGCGCGAGGAGGCGGCGAGCCTCGGCCTCGGCTTCGATGCGGTGAACTCGAACACCTTTCAGGACCAGAAGGGGCAGGCGCAGACGTATGCCACCGGCTCGCTCTCCTCGACCATCGAGGCGACGCGGGCTCAGGCCGTGGAGCACAACATCGAGTGCATCGAGATCGGCCGCCAGCTCGGCTCCACCGACCTGACGGTCTGGGTGGGCGACGGCACCAACTTCCCCGGCCAGCAGGACCTCGGCCGCAGCCTCGACCGCTATCTCGACGCTGCGAGCGAGGTCTACGCCGCGCTGCCGGACGACTGGCGGATGTTGCTGGAGCACAAGATGTTCGAGCCCGCGTTCTATTCCACCGTCATCAGCGACTGGGGTTCCTCGATCCTTGCCGCGCAGGAGCTTGGCCCCAAGGCCAAGTGCCTCGTCGATCTTGGCCACCATGCGCCCAACGTCAACATCGAGCAGATCGTGGCGCGCCTGCACCGGTTCGGCAAGCTCGGCGGCTTCCACTTCAACGACAGCAAGTACGGCGACGACGACCTCGATTCCGGCTCGATCAATCCGCACCAGCTGTTCCTGGTGTTCAACGAATTGGTCGAGGCCGAACTGGCCCCGCGCGATGGCTTCAATCCCAGCTACATGATCGACCAGTCGCACAACGTCACCGACCCGATCGAATCCATGTTGTCTTCGGCCGAGGCGATCGGATCGTGCTACGCCAAGGCGCTGCTGGTCGACCGCGAGGCGCTGCATCTGGCGCAGGAAGCGAACGACACGATGATGGCCTTCCAGGCCCTGCGCCGGGCCTACAACGTTGACGTCTCGCCGATCCTGGCGAAGGCCCGCATCGATGCGGACGGCGCGGCGGACGTGCTGGGCGTCTACCGCGAAAGCCGCTGGCGCGACCGCAAGGCGCAGGAACGCGCCGCCGTGGGACTTGGCGCCGGCATCGTCTAA
- a CDS encoding LysR family transcriptional regulator, which yields MVEAGEYRRSSAIDPRALLTFRAVCDTGSISAAARALNLSQPSVSNTISLLERKLGVVLFERGRGGIVLTAEGEVLQRRAEAMATLLGDAVTEIEHTRHGIAGPLRIGGTPGALLTLLPGAIMRVEEAIGDFALSAIERPDEELLEMVRKGAIELAFVTTGIESVPADMKEVTCASDPFVLIVGPRHEKLPGRVSLREVESYPWVLPEARGAFRRQVDALFIAAGVAVPRTTIRCDSLLTTRAIVRESDRVTVLPRTVALDGVTDDSIRAVMIEEAVRERSVGVLWLAGRPLSRPAQAMMEALQNP from the coding sequence ATGGTGGAAGCAGGCGAATATCGGCGCAGTTCGGCGATCGACCCGCGCGCCCTGCTGACGTTCCGCGCGGTCTGCGATACCGGATCGATCAGCGCCGCCGCCCGGGCGCTCAACCTCTCGCAGCCCTCGGTGTCGAACACGATCTCGCTGCTGGAGCGCAAGCTGGGCGTCGTGCTGTTCGAACGCGGGCGTGGCGGCATCGTGCTGACGGCGGAAGGCGAAGTGCTCCAGCGCCGGGCCGAGGCCATGGCTACGCTGCTGGGCGATGCCGTGACCGAGATCGAGCACACGCGGCACGGCATCGCCGGACCCTTGCGCATCGGCGGCACGCCGGGCGCCCTGCTCACTCTCCTGCCCGGCGCGATCATGCGGGTGGAGGAGGCGATCGGCGACTTCGCGCTCAGCGCCATCGAGCGGCCCGACGAGGAACTGCTGGAGATGGTGCGCAAAGGGGCGATCGAACTGGCCTTCGTGACGACCGGCATCGAAAGCGTTCCGGCGGACATGAAGGAAGTCACGTGCGCCAGCGACCCATTCGTCCTGATCGTCGGCCCCCGGCACGAGAAGCTGCCGGGCCGCGTGTCGCTGCGCGAGGTCGAGAGCTACCCCTGGGTGCTGCCCGAGGCGCGCGGGGCGTTCCGGCGGCAGGTCGATGCGCTGTTCATCGCCGCGGGGGTGGCGGTGCCGCGCACGACGATCCGCTGCGACTCCCTCCTCACCACGAGGGCCATCGTAAGGGAGAGCGACCGGGTGACGGTACTGCCGCGAACCGTGGCGCTCGACGGGGTCACCGACGACAGCATCCGGGCCGTGATGATCGAGGAAGCCGTGCGTGAACGCAGCGTCGGCGTGCTGTGGCTGGCGGGGCGTCCGCTGTCTCGTCCGGCGCAGGCGATGATGGAGGCGCTGCAAAATCCATAG
- a CDS encoding amidohydrolase family protein, which produces MRALIRQVSIFDGTGSALRTGSVLVEGERIARVAPGEDALADEAADLVIDGRGLTLMPGMVDAHTHLTWASSLEKVYHQFILPHDELKVAAWRNARVLLDHGFTSLYSAGALGDMIEPDLARAIEEGDTPGPRLVPSTLERSPEGDDTGDVFNGRGPDAMRRFVAYCADEGVKSIKLVVSGEDALKPGSAMDVLYTREEMLAAGEATREAGMWIACHTYSPEAIGLALDAGARIVYHCSFADEATVERMAAEKDRFFYAPGPGVSVAALEANPPPHVDMTHMKASAKVRMDLEAKLIPQLKARGVRVLVGGDYGFPFNPHGRNARDLQHFVDYFGFTPAEALQAATQHGGELMGIETGVIREGWLADLLLVDGDPTQDVAILQDKDRLKMIMKGGKLHKAPSDILAGAGAGAGVAAAAN; this is translated from the coding sequence ATGCGGGCACTGATCCGCCAGGTTTCCATTTTCGACGGCACCGGCTCGGCGCTCCGGACAGGCTCTGTTCTGGTCGAGGGCGAGCGTATCGCCCGCGTCGCGCCGGGTGAGGACGCACTTGCCGATGAGGCCGCCGATCTGGTGATCGACGGGCGCGGGCTGACCCTCATGCCCGGTATGGTCGATGCGCATACGCACCTGACCTGGGCTTCCTCGCTGGAGAAGGTCTACCACCAGTTCATCCTGCCGCATGACGAGTTGAAGGTCGCAGCCTGGCGCAATGCACGGGTGCTGCTAGACCACGGTTTCACCAGCCTCTACTCGGCCGGTGCCCTGGGCGACATGATCGAGCCGGATCTCGCCCGCGCCATCGAGGAGGGCGATACGCCCGGGCCGCGCCTCGTCCCCTCGACGCTGGAGCGCAGCCCCGAAGGCGACGATACCGGTGACGTGTTCAACGGCCGTGGTCCGGATGCGATGCGCCGTTTCGTGGCTTATTGCGCGGACGAGGGAGTCAAGTCGATCAAGCTCGTGGTCTCGGGCGAAGATGCGCTCAAGCCCGGCAGCGCGATGGACGTGCTCTATACCCGCGAGGAAATGCTGGCGGCGGGGGAGGCCACCCGCGAGGCCGGGATGTGGATCGCCTGCCATACTTATTCGCCCGAGGCGATCGGCCTCGCGCTCGATGCGGGCGCGCGAATCGTCTACCACTGCTCCTTCGCCGACGAAGCGACGGTGGAGCGGATGGCGGCGGAGAAGGACAGGTTCTTCTATGCCCCCGGTCCCGGTGTCTCGGTCGCCGCGCTGGAGGCGAACCCGCCGCCACACGTCGACATGACGCACATGAAGGCGAGCGCAAAGGTTCGCATGGACCTTGAGGCGAAGCTGATCCCGCAACTGAAGGCGCGCGGCGTGCGCGTGCTGGTCGGCGGCGACTATGGCTTCCCGTTCAACCCGCATGGCCGCAACGCGCGCGACCTGCAGCACTTCGTCGATTACTTCGGCTTCACTCCCGCCGAGGCGCTGCAGGCGGCGACCCAGCATGGCGGCGAACTTATGGGCATCGAGACCGGCGTGATCCGCGAGGGCTGGCTGGCCGATCTGCTGCTGGTAGACGGCGACCCGACGCAGGACGTTGCGATCCTGCAGGACAAGGATCGCCTGAAGATGATCATGAAGGGCGGCAAGCTGCACAAGGCTCCAAGTGACATCTTGGCTGGGGCCGGGGCCGGGGCAGGGGTCGCCGCCGCCGCGAACTGA
- a CDS encoding bifunctional 3-(3-hydroxy-phenyl)propionate/3-hydroxycinnamic acid hydroxylase: MSYDVVVVGCGPVGALAANLLGLKGLQVLVLERELEHYPLPRAVHLDHEMMRLFQSAGVIDRVEGDMIATDGHLHVGADHGVIRYMGTVGKPRPFGWANDYFFYQPELEAHLREGFAGMANVTLKLGATFTGLEQDAGGVTVSHDEGGERQTASARWVIACDGARSTVRKALGVDLDDLDFEEPWLVVDAEVQGPVSFPPIAGVPEGADLQRLSVMMCDPVRPATVVPGRRDHRRWEFMLLPGEDDKAMSAPDKVAELVGAWMADVPHEIVRAATYRFHGLVAHRWQVGNVFLAGDAAHQTPPFFGQGMCHGLRDVANLAWKMDAVINAGASPAILDTYQPERDPHVRAVIGAAVAAGRYICELDPHLAATRDTRIREEARGKQGETAHDLIPAIREGLVLSGTSGAGARFVQPVLADGSKLDECTGDGWRLFVRDDTVPGEAGGVTRVVAAALADNEAIASWLDQHGVDAVLVRPDHYVFGTAADSAEDLLAARAAQLFDHKELTA; encoded by the coding sequence ATGTCGTACGACGTCGTTGTCGTAGGCTGCGGCCCTGTGGGCGCGTTGGCCGCGAACCTTCTCGGCCTGAAAGGGCTGCAAGTCCTCGTTCTCGAACGGGAACTGGAACACTATCCCCTGCCGCGTGCGGTCCATCTCGACCATGAGATGATGCGCCTGTTCCAGTCGGCCGGGGTGATCGACCGGGTCGAGGGCGACATGATCGCCACTGACGGGCACCTCCATGTCGGCGCGGATCACGGCGTCATCCGCTATATGGGCACGGTGGGCAAGCCGCGCCCGTTCGGCTGGGCGAACGACTACTTCTTCTACCAGCCCGAGTTGGAGGCCCACTTGCGCGAAGGCTTCGCCGGCATGGCGAACGTCACGCTGAAGCTGGGCGCGACGTTCACCGGTCTGGAGCAGGACGCAGGCGGCGTTACCGTATCCCACGACGAGGGCGGTGAACGGCAGACCGCCTCGGCCCGCTGGGTGATCGCCTGCGACGGCGCGCGGAGCACCGTGCGCAAGGCGCTGGGCGTGGACCTCGACGATCTCGATTTCGAGGAGCCCTGGCTGGTCGTCGATGCCGAAGTGCAGGGGCCGGTCAGCTTCCCGCCGATCGCGGGCGTGCCCGAAGGGGCAGACCTGCAGCGGCTGTCGGTGATGATGTGCGATCCGGTGCGCCCCGCGACCGTGGTGCCCGGCCGCCGCGATCATCGCCGCTGGGAATTCATGCTGCTCCCCGGCGAGGACGACAAGGCGATGTCTGCGCCGGACAAGGTCGCCGAACTGGTCGGCGCGTGGATGGCCGACGTACCGCACGAGATCGTGCGCGCCGCGACCTATCGCTTTCACGGCCTCGTCGCCCATCGCTGGCAGGTCGGCAATGTCTTCCTCGCGGGGGACGCCGCACATCAGACGCCGCCGTTCTTCGGGCAGGGCATGTGCCATGGCCTGCGCGACGTCGCCAATCTGGCCTGGAAGATGGACGCGGTGATCAATGCGGGCGCCTCGCCTGCGATTCTCGATACCTACCAGCCCGAGCGCGACCCGCACGTGCGCGCGGTGATCGGCGCGGCGGTGGCGGCCGGGCGCTACATCTGCGAACTCGACCCCCACCTTGCCGCCACCCGCGATACCCGTATCCGTGAGGAAGCACGCGGCAAGCAGGGTGAGACCGCGCATGACCTGATCCCCGCGATCCGCGAAGGGCTGGTGCTTTCCGGCACTTCGGGTGCAGGCGCGCGCTTCGTCCAGCCGGTACTCGCCGACGGCAGCAAGCTGGACGAGTGCACCGGCGACGGCTGGCGCCTTTTCGTCCGCGACGACACCGTGCCGGGCGAGGCCGGGGGCGTCACCCGCGTCGTCGCGGCGGCGCTGGCGGACAATGAGGCGATCGCGTCGTGGCTTGACCAGCACGGCGTCGATGCCGTGCTGGTGCGCCCGGACCACTACGTCTTCGGAACCGCCGCGGACAGCGCTGAGGACCTGCTGGCCGCCCGCGCGGCCCAGCTTTTCGATCACAAGGAACTGACCGCATGA
- a CDS encoding GlcG/HbpS family heme-binding protein, whose protein sequence is MTLTLLQAQTIVTATLAEARSQGAKALAVIVLDAGAHPVAFAREDGASLYRFDIARAKAEGAVGMDADTAVLAERAKGNPVFFHSVSAAVGGGIAFSPGGVVIRDANGALIGAVGVSGDTGECDADCALAGIRAAGLVEETEA, encoded by the coding sequence ATGACCCTGACGCTCTTGCAGGCGCAGACCATCGTGACCGCCACGCTGGCCGAAGCGCGTTCGCAGGGCGCGAAGGCTTTGGCGGTGATCGTGCTCGACGCCGGAGCCCACCCGGTCGCCTTCGCGCGTGAGGACGGGGCGAGTCTCTACCGCTTCGACATCGCCCGCGCCAAGGCCGAAGGGGCCGTGGGCATGGACGCCGACACCGCCGTCCTCGCCGAGCGTGCAAAGGGCAATCCGGTGTTCTTCCATAGCGTCAGCGCGGCCGTGGGGGGAGGCATCGCCTTCTCTCCCGGGGGCGTGGTGATCCGTGATGCGAACGGCGCCCTGATCGGCGCGGTGGGTGTCAGCGGCGATACGGGCGAGTGCGATGCCGACTGTGCGCTCGCAGGGATCAGGGCGGCCGGACTTGTCGAGGAGACCGAGGCATGA